The Paramisgurnus dabryanus chromosome 24, PD_genome_1.1, whole genome shotgun sequence genome contains the following window.
aacacaaacatttaataaaaataacaaatattaagTTATTAAATCATTATTAAATCTATATACAAAGTAAGAATCTTATGCATACATTGACACGTTAAAGACAGTGTTGTAAATAATCTGATATCACTAATATGTTATTaatgttattatattattatgacTTCAGAGGTTAAATATAACGTGACTGCTGGTTGTTAGCATATCTCACTCTTGTGTGGTCAACCTCAGCATCTGAGCAACGATCATGAAGTGTCACGAAACAATTGTTTATGATCATACGGGTGTTGAGTGTAATGCATATGTTAGCTGAGACTTTCTCTTGACAAAAAGCACATGCGCTTaaatttgtctttgtttttagCTGTTTATCGAACCTTTacagttatttttattatattaaagaaTATTTGTAATGATTATgattgacgagtgttgctttttcaaatgcatgttataaacgactcaaactcagtgattttagattaataaggacttcctactgatcaatGAGCTGTAGTATATGAAAGATCTGTGCTTAATATCACCTTTGCTATTTAGAATCAATTTCAGATAGGTAGTGTGTATTGCAATGCATCTTCCCAGCCCTGCGACAAACACTGAGATACTGACGGTGTCATTATAGACGCTGTTGTCTGATGCACTTTCTTTGTCCTAAAACATTTCGAGGTCAGCTATTAAATGAATGAAGTGATTAAatgttacttttataataaaactgcataaaattcaCAAAGGTTTTAATCAGAGACCACAGGCATAAAGAGGTACTTTACTCAATTCAGTGTATATGTAGTGCTCTGTTaagtatttttgtaaacatgttGTTTTATTGCGGTTTAAAGGTGGGGTGACTCTGGCGTTCATAtggttttatactgttgtctgaggtgtACCTATAATGTTTGTGCAGTTTTTACATATagaaacatcaaaagcaataagtaatggCTATTTTGTACCCTGGTTTTGAGGCTGGCTCGAGAATCGCTGTGTTTTGATGCTATGATTTGATAACAGTTTTTTTGTAAACTAGCTTTCAATCCtgcgtcattacatgtgggaaattgtttttaaaacttttgatgTGGAAAAATGGCCACCAGAGGGATAAACCCATATATGTTTGAGCCGTAAGATGTACTATGTGCAATGATACACATAATTGACAATGCGTATTGGTAAAGTAGCAAACAACAAATCTTCAAATGCGTCAGGCCTAGAAATTACCGtaaacaacacagtaagcgcacCAGAATATAAATCGCAGCTGGCTTGACCACAGAAACACTAATGCTCCAgcgttaaagcaacactatgtcgtttttttacctttaaataatgtctctaaaatcattttagtgatagaacaactttttacTGGACAAATtctactgttgctgcaacctgagcagcctcctagctgctacaagcacactctgaaagtggcggtggagggtaggaaacacagccccgcccctcaccctgcctgcagaagagtgtctgataccaggcactgttgcgcttttcaaccacatgggggagctgtaagtcatttttacataaaaactacatagtgttgctttaaacatcGTGGTCAGTCCTTATCACTAACCCTCTTGTCGGACACGGATTTTAGGCAATGATATAAACAATAAAGATTGATCTTACTTGTTTATGTGTTTGTCTTTTTTGGAAAGTTGTTTCTTTGTAAGTGATTTCCTCTTCACCGGTCTGAACTGTTTCAACAACACAGACACATTACAAACCAAAACTCTCATCTTGATCTGTTAACAAAGGGTATTGTTTAGTATCATTAGATTATTAACATTTACCCTGTTgctgtgtgtttctgtgtttcTTGCAGATGCAGAAGATCAGAACTAAAGCGACAATCATCAGACATCCAACAGCAACACAACAGATCACAACTATATGATCTAAGGTTAGACCTGTAATGAATAATAACAGACATTGTTGTAATCAGATCCTAAAACAGTGAATATCATTACACCAACTGAATCTGATGGACTGATCTGACATCAGCTCAGTAAATAACACCTGTTGTATCTGAACATGTCTGACAGAGATCAGTGATGTTGAGATGTTGAGTCTGATTACTGATGGGATTGTTCAGTACACAGCTGTAAGAATCATCCAGACACTCCAGATGAAGAGAGATGCTGCTGATGATGTTGAGATCAGACACACTGATGCTGGACAATAAACTGTTTCCTTTGTACCAGGACAGACTCACATCTCTCACATTCATCACTgaacacaataataaacaatttgagcctgatgatgatgatgatgagttTTGTGTGGTGATGACAGGAATGGGCAGATGAGCTGAATAACATAAGagtataaacaaaaataagaaTCAAAGCACATATTATAAGTACATATTAGTCAAGAGGTCTGATCTATTGAACAGGGTTTTTTTGTCATATGAATTCATGAATAAAATGGAATTAATTGTTTTAAGGTTGAGAAACAAATTTTAAAACAGTGTGAAAGAAATGAGATGCATAAAAGTATTTATATTCAATCCCAAACCTAAATAAATTAGTTTACATAGCTAAGATAATATTTGGTTCATATGTTACAAAAATACTTTTCTCACCATAAACAGTAACATTGAATCTGTATGAGAGGTCCCTGTTGCCTTTGATGGTTATATTATAAAGTCcagtgtgttgtgttgtgatgtttatgatggtgagatctccagtctgatTATTCCCCTGCAGTCTGTCTCTGAATCTCCCATCAAGAACATCAGCATTTATTGAGACTTTATTGGCTGCTTTGTTGATTTCAGCCATCAGAGTCTCTTCAGGTCCAAACCTCCAGTCTATCAGATCATCTGTCTGTAGTTCAGTAATATCAGTGTGTAGAGTAACAGAATCTCCCTCCATCACTGACACTGACTTCACTTCAtcaccaaacacacctgcacacacaaacacattcacacacatTAAAGATCTTTAGTCAATTTAAGTttgtcttttatttatttaatctaTTTATCCATTCCAGcttctatggctatattcatgagTGAGAGGCAATTTGACATGTCCAATTTATGtctttggcctgtgggaggaaaccggaatAAACCCATGTTGACACCCGGAGAGAATGCTCAAACTCAAAGGCCACCCGACACAGCCAGGGCTTGAACTCGGGACCTTCTTGCTATGAGGTAACCGTGCTACCAAAGTTGATATTTCAAAGGTTAGAAAATTAGCAGTAGTAAACAATTACAAAATAAGATTTTACTAATTTTGTAACCTTTAATAAACAGCACGAAAAACGATGTCTTGgttaaatgcatacattttatttacttacaaaCAATACTGTACATATAACTTTTGATGAGAAATTGATTTAACAAATATTAATTTTCTCTATCAATAAAATCTATACAAAAAATCACATTGTATTAAACCAGACAGAACAAGTGCAGATCTGCTGAGTAACATATTATTATTCTGGATTAACTGCTCCTAAATAGGATATGAAAATATGTTTATAACTCACCCATCAGACAGCAGAAACAcaaagagagaaaaacaaacatgagaaacattttcttcattgATGGCCTGTTGCACGAAGCTAACTGAACAAACTCAGAGTTGCAGAGAAAGTTTTAAGTTGACAAAACCCGACAAATCCAACCCAGGTTAATTCAGGGTATCTGAATCTGTCTCATGATGCTAGTTATCAACCTTCACTCAAAACTCTGGTTTAAACCCTGAATTTATGATTATTCATAATGTGCGTCCACATGATAGGCTGATGTTTTCAGTGAACAGCCAATGGCGTTCCACACATGGGGGTTACTGTTTCCTCATGATAAAGTAGGTGTGTGTATTTCTCCTTTGAAGAAAGTAATATGTGCTATTATGGGTAGTTTATTATAAGCGTATGCACACTACAGAAGGAACAAGTTTGCTTTAAAGTAAGCTAATTAAAGTTTTACAGTACATTTTCATAATTTCACAATGAGAATAAAACCGACTGAAAACTCATAACCAACATATTTCatgttaataaataaaacattaaatattaactGAGCAGCTTGTTTTTGTAGGAAGTGGACACCTATATGccatagggctgtcaaaatggctgaacaagtacattcgaaattcgtccttgaaaaataataaaattcgaaTTTTATTCGAATTGTAAAGACCTACTTTATCTTGGAGAAAATACTCCTAAAAGCCCACAAGTGGGCGCAGCACAAAGCCCCAATAATATAATCATGCACAGCATATTTTTGTTAAAACGAATGTTATAAACACTactaatgaaatcaaaattaaccagtatagttgtgcacctgtaaatgtacaaaacgaatgccatacatagacaatgcatattaatatagggcattttatataagtagataaattaacgtgtttctaataaagt
Protein-coding sequences here:
- the LOC135721281 gene encoding SLAM family member 9-like, with product MCVNVFVCAGVFGDEVKSVSVMEGDSVTLHTDITELQTDDLIDWRFGPEETLMAEINKAANKVSINADVLDGRFRDRLQGNNQTGDLTIINITTQHTGLYNITIKGNRDLSYRFNVTVYAHLPIPVITTQNSSSSSSGSNCLLLCSVMNVRDVSLSWYKGNSLLSSISVSDLNIISSISLHLECLDDSYSCVLNNPISNQTQHLNITDLCQTCSDTTGVIY